The proteins below come from a single Aspergillus oryzae RIB40 DNA, chromosome 5 genomic window:
- a CDS encoding putative transcription initiation factor subunit (TAF30) (transcription initiation factor IIF, auxiliary subunit) — MPDVKRNVRLITEQHVVNKDSGVEGFPLRAWSIEIYLVNDHGEQVPANVFDKVTYTLHPSFGDRAIQTFKNPPFRISEEGWGEFDMQITLHADKDHYVTHDLNFAQTRYESKHVITFKNPKPALLAALRESGPVPGDENGVKSKRSAASEEGSKKKKRTEKSVDMDKLADGLQRLGEDDLLQVVQMVHDNKAPDSYTKNDVEHTLIKMLWDFTQEKGAL, encoded by the exons AAACAAAGATTCGGGTGTTGAAGGGTTCCCCCTCCGGGCGTGGTCTATTGAGATTTACCTTGTCAATGACCACGGAGAGCAAGTGCCGGCCAACGTCTTCGACAAGGTGACGTATACACTTCATCCTAGTTTCGGGGATCGGGCCATTCAAA CCTTCAAGAACCCCCCGTTCAGGATCtcagaagaaggatggggtGAATTCGACATGCAAATCACCCTTCACGCCGACAAGGATCATTACGTGACACACGACCTCAACTTTGCACAGACACGCTACGAGTCCAAGCACGTCATC ACATTTAAAAACCCCAAGCCTGCCTTATTGGCAGCCCTTCGTGAATCAGGCCCCGTTCCCGGAGACGAGAATGGAGTGAAATCTAAGCGTTCCGCAGCTAGCGAAGAAggatcaaagaagaagaagcgaacAGAGAAGAGC GTGGATATGGACAAGTTAGCCGATGGCCTCCAACGACTCGGAGAAgacgatcttctccaagtgGTGCAGATGGTACACGACAACAAAGCCCCAGACTCGTACACCAAAAACGACGTCGAAC ACACCCTGATCAAGATGCTGTGGGATTTCACGCAAGAGAAGGGCGCTCTGTGA